Part of the Woronichinia naegeliana WA131 genome, TGGCGATCGATGCCAATACCCGTATCTTCAACCTGAAACACAGCCTGCTTTTTTTCCTTCCAAATGCGGAGTGTCACCCGACCACCATCAGGAGTAAATTTAATGGCATTACTGAGTAAATGGGTCAGAATTTGTTGGATACGGTCAGGATCAGCGCAGAAAGCATCCTGTTCAGCATGGATTTGAAAATCAAGTTTGAGTTGAATATTTTTAGCTTTAGCTAAATTCTCTAGACGATATAAGGCCGCCTGGGCAAGAGACATGAGGGAAAAAATATCAAAATTTAAGGCTGATTTTCCTGATTCTATCTGAGACAGTTCAATAATATCATTGATTAAATCCATTAATTTTTTGCCACTATCCTGAATCATTTTAAGATAGTGTTGCTGCTTATCAACCGGCAGAGAAGTACCTTGATTAAACCAATGTAATAGCGTTCCAGAAAGTCCAATCACACAGGTTAAAGGGGTTCTCAGTTCATGGCTAATATTATCTAGAAACTCGCTTTTGAGATGACTGGCTGCCTGGGCTGCCAATAAAGTATCGCGCAATTCCTGGGTTCTTTCGATAACCCGATTTTCAAAGTTTTGTTTTTGATGTTGCACTTCGGCATAGAGTTGGGCCTGTTTAATGGCGATCGCTAGATGTTCACCAATCTGTCCTAAAAAATTTTTCTCCTGTTCTAACCATGCCCTTGGATAGTGACATTGATGGGCAATTAATAACCCCCAGAGGTAGCCATTAACAATAATCGGCGCGGTCAAGGTAGCCCGAATTTGGTATTTTTTGAGTAAATTTGTTAAACAATAGGAAGAAGAATAAGCTGTTTCCACATCCCGAATGGCGACAACCTGACCGTCTAAATACTTCTGTTGATAGTTTAAAACCTCATAAAAACAATCATTCTCTGTCATCAAACTTAAGGTGGAAGAAATATCGGCAGAATTTTTAGCTTCGTAGGTAATTTTTCCGCCAGCTAGTAAAGGCAAAGAATGTTCATTCGTTAAAGATAATTGAGTTTCGGTAAATTGATAAATTACTAAACGATCAACCTGTAAACATTTTCTGACTTCGGTCACGGCGGTTTCTAAAATGACCGATAGATCTAAACTTTGCCGAATTTGAGCAATGACTTGGCTAAGAAGTTGATCCTGGCTAAAGAAAAGTTGCCCAGATTCAGGGGGGGACAACGACGATACTAGGGGAGGATTAGATTTATTTTCTTTTTCAGCAACATCTTGAGATTCTGATGATAGGATGGTGAGCAAACCGATGGTTAAATGATTTTGGAACTCAGTTCTTTTTTTTGGAGTCGCACGATAATCAAATTTAGGAATGGTTCCCAAATTCCGTTGCGCTAAAAAATCAGCGATCGCTTCATCGGTAAGGGCCAGGAAAACCTGACAATGAGTAGAAGAAAAGTTCTGTGCCTGGATCAAAGCGTTGCCGTAGGCAGTGAACAACCCACAAAATCGTTCTAGTGGTCTTGCCGGTTTGGCATTCTGGGGACTATCAGTTTGATTCAGGTCAGTCCGTAGATGATCATTCGTTAGCAAAACTGCCCGATTCCCCATCGGCTCTGCCAACTGGTACCAAAGAGTCACTAAGGACTCAAAGGTAGTAATCGGTAGAACACGACAAAACGCAGGAGAAAAAGCAGTCATCATGCTTAATGGTATGGAAGAAGGGAAAACGATAAACGTTATCTTTAAACTCTATAATGACGACACTTGCCGGTCGTTCAACAAATCCTAAGCATTACTTAAGATATAAGGAGTTTAAATGCACCGATTAAACGCTCTACCAGGCGGTTGGACACCGGATAGTGATGGGGTAATCTTCATTGAGCAGACCCCAGGGGCAATCATTTTATTAACTGCCGCCGATACCGATATTCAAAGTTTAGCGGCT contains:
- a CDS encoding ATP-binding protein, which codes for MGNRAVLLTNDHLRTDLNQTDSPQNAKPARPLERFCGLFTAYGNALIQAQNFSSTHCQVFLALTDEAIADFLAQRNLGTIPKFDYRATPKKRTEFQNHLTIGLLTILSSESQDVAEKENKSNPPLVSSLSPPESGQLFFSQDQLLSQVIAQIRQSLDLSVILETAVTEVRKCLQVDRLVIYQFTETQLSLTNEHSLPLLAGGKITYEAKNSADISSTLSLMTENDCFYEVLNYQQKYLDGQVVAIRDVETAYSSSYCLTNLLKKYQIRATLTAPIIVNGYLWGLLIAHQCHYPRAWLEQEKNFLGQIGEHLAIAIKQAQLYAEVQHQKQNFENRVIERTQELRDTLLAAQAASHLKSEFLDNISHELRTPLTCVIGLSGTLLHWFNQGTSLPVDKQQHYLKMIQDSGKKLMDLINDIIELSQIESGKSALNFDIFSLMSLAQAALYRLENLAKAKNIQLKLDFQIHAEQDAFCADPDRIQQILTHLLSNAIKFTPDGGRVTLRIWKEKKQAVFQVEDTGIGIDRHQFPYLFEAFKQLHENRQRTYESTGIGLALTKQLVELHSGTVEVESTKGKGSVFTIFIPYQNQSYIKRPKDLRSQELAPAMNVSVVVIEQDEEIATLICELLTVANYQVIWLIDTNNAVKQIELLQPGIVLIDQDFQEVAKISRLLKASHQINVNSLKVILLSENISSSEWKELSQSGIDDYILKPLQPDLLLQRLNNISRNSSSKKMETNAQFFLPE